The following is a genomic window from Fusarium verticillioides 7600 chromosome 5, whole genome shotgun sequence.
CGAGCCTGGAAATCGCCCTTTTCCGTCTTGACGATGACTCCTTTGTTGTTTCGGTCATCCGCGATTGGTATGACTGCAGTTACTGGGGTATTTTCTTTGAGAATGGCTCCGCGAGCGCGAGCAACGAATTGCATTGCCGTGACCGATTTAGCCGCGTGGGCAATGCCAGTATCGGGAGTGTACACCGCATTCTCGTCATCACCAATGTCCAGCTTGGGCCATCGCTTATTGACCTCTTTGGCCCCCAGAAGCTCGTAAGGTACGTTGTTGGCATCAAGGCTCGCAGTGTAATCCGAGACCTTGAAGCCGGATGTCCAGGTGCGACCATTCGCAAGTACCACGATACCACCGGTGACAGTCAACAGCTTCAACCCGGCGTCTTTCTCCAGTTCGGCCCAGTCTTCATAAGCTGCTTTGGCGAGCGCGACGTATTCTGGGGCATCGTATGCCGTGCGGACGATGCGAGACGTGTCGTGAGACGCACCCCGGACGTGGCCAAACTCAAACTGTTCAAAGCCGATGACCTTTGCTCCCTTTCGTGCCGCTTGCCAAGCTGCTGCACTGCCAAGGGCACCGAGACCAATTACGGCGACATCGAACTTTTCCATTGGGAGGCGTTTGTAGTTGTTTCTGGTATTGTAAAGTGTGTGATTGGATGTATATCATTCTAATGAAATAACaagaggaagccattgataTTTCATGCCTCTGTTAGTGCGTAGAATTCCCAATCCAAGGACGCTGATTGGAACATGAGCAGTGGGCAACTTGTCGGATCGATAAAGCCGACTATGACCGCTGAGGGGTTCATGCAAGCGGCAGGCCGACGGTCGGGGAGCATGCTCCCCGACCGACTCCAACGGTTCTCTAGTGGTGAACAGGGCGGCGTCCTATGCCTGGACAATATTGCCTCAAACCGAGCGGTCTCTATCTGTACTTTTTCAATTCGTCACTTCGGGCAGCAGTTTTGACTAGCCACAGTGAAGCATGTTATGAAATCTTGACGATGCTTCCTGCCTTGCCACAGGACTTTGTCAGGCGCGTAATCACAGCATGACGTGGCACATTGACCCTTGTGTCGCATAAGTAGGCCACTGTAGGGACAGCCATGGAGCCCTCCCCTCAAACATGTACTAACCTTCCCGTCCTCGCAGCTGACGAAAGTACAGAGTGTTCGATGCCAGACTCCCCTCTGCGTTCCGAATTGACGATGGGCCTGCAATGCCATAGGGCCAGCGCTGGTAGAGAGCCAGGGCTAGAAGTCTATACTCTACGTCATATCGGCAGTGTGGCAGCTGGACTAAAAGTCTAGACCGAACAGACTTCTACCTGCTGTAAGGGAGCAATACGATAAAATGCTAAATTTATGTAAGGTCGAGACTAAATTATAAGCATAAATATCATATGTTTTAGACAGTGGCGTAGAGAGACAAGTCTTgtttcttcagctgctctTGGAATTGCCAATCAGAGCCCTGGGCGAACACAGTGTGGCACCCTCCCTTACAACAGCATATACAGACTTCCGTAACAATACGGAGCTGAGAATTGCGAGGGTGGAAAGTCAAAAGCCAAGCAAAGGTCTCTTTATTCAATTATCCAAGGCATGGTAAACAAAATCTGCACGCGCTACTCGTTATTCTACGAGCACCTATCCTTTAAGTCTGCAATGATTGCTATCATAAATATTCCTATTATGTAGGGGATCTTGCAGTCACCGCTATGTCGATCCAATCGCTACTCGTGTAAATAGTGTTGCTGTGAACAAGTCACTGTTGTAGGGCACGGGCTAGTGCTGAGAATCAAGTCGCAAACCATGTCTGGCCTCAGATATCACATTCTTTGACGCTGCAAGGAGGttcgtggctggctgaataACTTTAATGCAGGGCAATTCAGCCTTCTGCGCCACCATGTTGTCCAAGGCATATTTGTAGATCTGAATCTGACACACGTCCTTTATACTATATATACCTATTGTATCTCTGGATAATTGATAGGAAGTCCTCACAACCAACTGTCTTCACAACACTTTACCTTCCTTGGTTCTTCTCATTCCACGTATCTCACCTTTACAATGGTCAAAGACTACGGCGTCTGGCGTGCGAAGCCTGCCAGCTACACCTTTGAAGACAGAAAGGCTGATCCTGACTCACCTCACCTCTCGCTTTACttcgatgatggtgatggcgcAGAAGGTCGAGctgccatcaacatcaagtcaGGAAACAAAGAAGAGTCCCGTCTTGCCTACTGGACAGTTTCAGATTTTACCCA
Proteins encoded in this region:
- a CDS encoding sarcosine oxidase, whose product is MEKFDVAVIGLGALGSAAAWQAARKGAKVIGFEQFEFGHVRGASHDTSRIVRTAYDAPEYVALAKAAYEDWAELEKDAGLKLLTVTGGIVVLANGRTWTSGFKVSDYTASLDANNVPYELLGAKEVNKRWPKLDIGDDENAVYTPDTGIAHAAKSVTAMQFVARARGAILKENTPVTAVIPIADDRNNKGVIVKTEKGDFQARKVVLAADAWTNKLLAPLGAQIPLEVMQEQVTYFKPKEPSLFTAEHFPVWIRVVDGKTFYGFPTFGEPTIKAGRDVSNNHMSPEERSYIHSPKLLDELTAFMKDFVTKDEELEILRTVTCQYTITPGRQFILSALDQYPDILVALGAAHGFKFAPVIGRVMAELAIDGKTTEDLSKFVIPAIQSVVRSKI